The following proteins are encoded in a genomic region of Arachis stenosperma cultivar V10309 chromosome 4, arast.V10309.gnm1.PFL2, whole genome shotgun sequence:
- the LOC130974128 gene encoding pyrophosphate-energized membrane proton pump 2, with the protein MMIDDDMEAGSLGPYHDRPRTFPNMRTKPYTPLIFRILLGINVRVLFILLLLGFGAIFYMGASTSPIIVFVISICILSFLVSIYLTKWVLAKDEGPPEMVQIADAIRDGAEGFFRTQYGSISKMAMLLALVILCIYLFRNTTPQQESSGVGRSTSAYITVAAFLLGALCSGIAGYVGMWVSVRANVRVSSAARRSAREALQVATRAGGLSAIIVVGMAVIGIAVLYATFYVWLGVDSPGSMKVTDLPLLLVGYGFGASFVALFAQLGGGIYTKAADVGADLVGKVEQGIPEDDPRNPAVIADLVGDNVGDCAARGADLFESIAAEIISAMILGGTMAQRCKIEDPSGFILFPLVVHSFDLVVSSVGIFSIRGTRESGVMAPIEDPMTILQKGYSITIVLAVVAFALSTRWLLYTEQAPSAWFNFALCGLVGIITAYVFVWITKYYTDYKHEPVRTLALSSSTGHGTNIIAGVSLGLESTALPVLVISVAIISAYWLGQTCGLVDETGNPIGGLFGTAVATMGMLSTAAYILTMDMFGPIADNAGGIVEMSQQPESVREITDVLDAVGNTTKATTKGFAIGSAALASFLLFSAYMDEVAAFAHQPFKQVDIAVPEVFVGGLLGSMLIFVFSAWACSAVGRTAQEVVNEVRRQFIERPGIMDYKEKPDYGRCVAIVASASLREMIKPGALAIISPIVVGFLFRILGYYTGHPLLGAKVVASLLMFATVAGILMALFLNTAGGAWDNAKKYIETGALGGKGSDAHKAAVTGDTVGDPFKDTAGPSLHVLIKMLATITLVMAPVFL; encoded by the exons ATGATGATCGATGACGACATGGAGGCTGGTTCTTTGGGGCCTTACCACGACAGGCCAAGAACTTTCCCCAACATGCGCACCAAACCTTACACCCCACTG ATATTTCGTATTCTCCTGGGAATAAATGTCCGTGTTCTATTCATTCTTTTGCTCCTCGGATTTGGGGCTATCTTTTACATGGGAGCCAGTACATCTCCCATCATTGTGTTTGTCATCTCTATTTGTATTCTCAGCTTCCTTGTGTCTATATATCTTACAAAGTGGGTGCTTGCAAAGGATGAGGGCCCCCCTGAAATGGTTCAG ATAGCAGATGCTATACGAGATGGAGCTGAAGGCTTCTTTAGGACCCAATATGGGAGTATATCCAAGATGGCAATGCTGCTTGCTCTTGTCATTCTTTGCATATATTTGTTTCGCAATACGACTCCTCAGCAGGAATCTTCTGGTGTGGGAAG GTCAACTTCTGCTTACATCACTGTAGCTGCATTCCTTTTAGGTGCCCTTTGTTCAGGGATTGCTGGATATGTTGGGATGTGGGTGTCTGTTCGTGCCAATGTCAGAGTCTCTAGTGCTGCAAGACGGTCCGCAAGAGAGGCATTGCAG GTAGCTACTCGTGCTGGCGGTTTATCTGCTATCATCGTCGTTGGTATGGCTGTAATTGGGATAGCAGTTCTTTATGCCACATTTTATGTTTGGCTTGGCGTGGACTCACCAGGGTCGATGAAAGTTACTGATT TGCCTCTTCTTCTGGTTGGATATGGATTTGGTGCTTCCTTCGTTGCACTGTTTGCTCAGTTGGGTGGTGGAATATATACAAAAGCAGCTGATGTTGGAGCAGACCTTGTTGGAAAAGTAGAACAGGGAATACCTGAAGATGACCCTAGGAATCCTGCTGTTATTGCTGATCTG GTTGGAGATAATGTAGGAGACTGTGCTGCTAGGGGTGCTGATCTTTTTGAAAGTATTGCAGCTGAAATAATCAGTGCTATGATACTTGGAGGAACAATGGCTCAACGTTGTAAAATTGAAG ATCCATCTGGCTTCATCTTGTTTCCTCTTGTTGTCCACTCATTTGATCTGGTAGTTTCCTCGGTTGGAATATTTTCAATTAGGGGTACACGTGAATCTGGAGTAATGGCTCCAATTGAGGATCCAATGACAATTCTTCAGAAAGGATATTCTATTACAATAGTTTTAGCTGTTGTGGCGTTTGCTCTG TCTACACGGTGGTTACTTTATACTGAGCAAGCACCTTCAGCATGGTTCAATTTTGCTTTGTGTGGGCTCGTTGGTATTATTACTGCTTATGTTTTTGTCTGGATCACTAAGTATTATACTGACTACAAGCATGAACCTGTGCGCACATTAGCCCTTTCTAGCTCCACTGGTCATGGGACTAATATAATTGCTGGAGTCAGTTTGGGTCTTGAGTCAACTGCTCTTCCTGTCCTTGTCATCAGTGTAGCAATTATCTCAGCTTACTGGCTGGGCCAAACCTGTGGACTAGTAGACGAGACAGGAAACCCAATTGGTGGGCTGTTTGGCACAGCTGTAGCAACTATGGGAATGCTTAGCACTGCAGCTTATATTCTGACGATGGATATGTTTGGCCCAATAGCTGATAACGCTGGAGGCATTGTAGAGATGAGTCAGCAG CCTGAAAGTGTCCGAGAGATCACCGATGTCCTCGACGCTGTAGGAAACACAACAAAAGCCACCACCAAAGGATTTGCCATTGGTTCTGCTGCTCTTGCATCTTTCCTTTTGTTTAGTGCTTATATGGATGAGGTTGCCGCATTTGCTCATCAACCTTTTAAACAG GTTGATATTGCAGTTCCAGAAGTTTTCGTCGGTGGGTTGTTAGGTTCCATGCTTATATTTGTCTTTAGTGCTTGGGCATGTTCTGCTGTTGGCCGAACTGCGCAAGAGGTTGTTAATGAAGTAAGAAGGCAGTTCATTGAGAGGCCTGGTATAATG GACTACAAGGAGAAACCAGACTATGGTCGCTGTGTTGCTATTGTAGCTTCGGCATCATTGAGAGAGATGATAAAACCTGGTGCTTTGGCAATCATTTCACCTATTGTAGTTG gtttcctgtttcgaattttgGGTTACTACACAGGGCATCCCTTACTTGGGGCTAAAGTTGTGGCATCTTTGCTGATGTTTGCAACTGTAGCTGGCATTCTTATGGCACTTTTCCTGAACACAGCCGGTGGTGCCTGGGATAATGCAAAGAAGTATATAGAGACTGGCGCTCTTGGAGGCAAGGGGAGTGATGCTCACAAAGCAGCTGTAACAGGAGACAC AGTTGGAGACCCTTTCAAGGACACAGCTGGTCCCTCGCTTCATGTTCTCATAAAGATGCTGGCAACGATTACGCTTGTAATGGCTCCAGTGTTCCTGTGA